From Novosphingobium decolorationis, one genomic window encodes:
- the purH gene encoding bifunctional phosphoribosylaminoimidazolecarboxamide formyltransferase/IMP cyclohydrolase, which yields MSDTVQIRRALLSVSDKTGLAELGKVLADRGVELVSTGGTAKALREAGLTVKDISEVTNFPEMMDGRVKTLHPKVHGGLLAVRDNAEHAAAMAEHEIGAIDLVVVNLYPFEATVAKGADRDTIIENIDIGGPSMVRSAAKNHAYVTIVTDPVDYEGLMVELEATDGATTLAFRKLMAARAFAQTAAYDSMISQWFAFADQGQEFPEMLAVNGRLSTTLRYGENPHQKAALYTPVGPYTKGLAQAEQIQGKELSYNNYNDADAAFELAAEFKGQKPSVVIVKHANPCGVAQGDTLLGAWNDALACDDVSAFGGIVAVNQTLDGPTAEAICQIFTEVVVAPDADEDARAFFAKKKNLRLLLTGELPDPRRGGLNVKPITGGLLVQGRDNGAIGFDDLKVVTERAPTDAELADCLFAWTVARHVKSNAIVYAKDGATAGIGAGQMNRRDSSRIAAVKAAEAAEKFGWDKPRTHGSAVASDAFFPFADGLLAAAEAGASAIIQPGGSIRDDEVIAAANEAGLAMVFTGMRHFRH from the coding sequence ATGAGCGATACTGTCCAGATCCGCCGCGCCCTGCTTTCGGTTTCCGACAAGACCGGGCTTGCCGAACTGGGCAAGGTCCTTGCCGATCGCGGCGTCGAGCTGGTCTCGACCGGCGGTACCGCCAAGGCGCTGCGCGAGGCGGGCCTGACCGTCAAGGACATCTCGGAAGTGACCAATTTCCCCGAGATGATGGACGGCCGCGTCAAGACGCTGCACCCCAAGGTCCACGGTGGGCTCTTGGCCGTGCGCGACAACGCCGAACATGCCGCCGCGATGGCCGAGCATGAAATCGGCGCGATCGACCTCGTCGTCGTCAACCTCTACCCCTTCGAGGCGACTGTCGCCAAGGGCGCGGACCGCGACACGATCATCGAGAACATCGACATCGGCGGCCCCTCGATGGTGCGCTCGGCGGCCAAGAACCACGCCTACGTCACCATCGTCACCGACCCGGTCGACTACGAGGGCCTGATGGTCGAACTGGAGGCCACCGACGGCGCCACCACGCTGGCGTTCCGCAAGCTGATGGCCGCGCGCGCCTTTGCCCAGACCGCCGCCTACGATTCGATGATCTCGCAGTGGTTCGCCTTTGCCGACCAGGGCCAGGAATTCCCCGAGATGCTCGCCGTCAACGGCCGCCTCTCCACCACCCTGCGCTATGGTGAGAACCCGCACCAGAAGGCCGCGCTCTACACGCCGGTCGGCCCCTACACCAAGGGTCTTGCCCAGGCCGAGCAGATCCAGGGCAAGGAACTCTCCTACAACAACTACAACGACGCCGACGCTGCCTTCGAACTCGCCGCCGAGTTCAAGGGCCAGAAGCCCTCGGTCGTCATCGTCAAGCACGCCAACCCTTGCGGCGTTGCCCAGGGTGACACGCTGCTGGGCGCCTGGAACGATGCCCTGGCCTGCGACGATGTCTCGGCCTTCGGCGGGATCGTCGCGGTCAACCAGACCCTCGATGGCCCGACCGCCGAGGCGATCTGCCAGATCTTCACCGAAGTCGTCGTCGCCCCCGACGCGGACGAGGACGCGCGCGCCTTCTTCGCCAAGAAGAAGAACCTGCGCCTCCTGCTCACCGGCGAACTGCCCGACCCGCGCCGCGGCGGCCTCAACGTGAAGCCCATCACCGGCGGCCTGCTCGTCCAGGGCCGCGACAACGGCGCCATCGGCTTCGATGACCTCAAGGTCGTCACCGAGCGCGCGCCCACCGACGCGGAACTCGCCGACTGCCTCTTCGCCTGGACCGTGGCCCGCCACGTCAAGTCAAACGCCATCGTCTACGCCAAGGACGGCGCCACCGCAGGCATCGGCGCAGGCCAGATGAACCGCCGCGACTCCTCGCGCATCGCCGCGGTGAAGGCCGCCGAAGCGGCTGAAAAGTTCGGTTGGGACAAGCCGCGCACCCATGGCAGCGCGGTGGCCTCGGACGCCTTCTTCCCCTTCGCGGACGGCCTCCTCGCCGCCGCCGAAGCTGGTGCCAGCGCGATCATCCAGCCCGGCGGCTCGATCCGCGACGATGAAGTGATCGCGGCGGCCAACGAGGCCGGTCTGGCGATGGTCTTCACCGGAATGCGCCATTTCCGTCACTAA
- a CDS encoding EAL domain-containing protein → MGTWVLINAPWYQLRVGSDGKVIIAVEPRWNHPELGRIGPDRFLRVAEQSGLIVPLGDWTLQAGCQMAARWPGATVAIPLYPKQLLASDVPEMLNLALRECGVSPERVELHLERGMARINPDDLQEQLAELRDIGATLVMDNLLMHEDALVTQQGWRVDRVVVDRRLRNLLLRRSSALAPRLDEALAAASAAAPGHQRVELDATGDLLTFALLDDAEDNDLTMALSQTRGDHLQLQA, encoded by the coding sequence ATGGGCACATGGGTACTGATCAATGCACCTTGGTATCAGCTGCGTGTCGGCAGCGATGGCAAGGTGATCATTGCGGTCGAGCCGCGCTGGAATCACCCGGAGCTTGGCCGCATCGGTCCCGATCGCTTCCTGCGCGTGGCCGAGCAGAGCGGGCTGATCGTGCCGCTGGGCGACTGGACGCTGCAGGCCGGATGCCAGATGGCCGCGCGCTGGCCCGGGGCGACGGTCGCCATCCCGCTCTATCCCAAGCAGTTGCTCGCCAGCGATGTTCCGGAAATGCTCAACTTGGCCTTGCGCGAATGCGGGGTCAGCCCCGAGCGGGTGGAGCTGCACCTCGAGCGCGGGATGGCGCGGATCAACCCCGACGACCTGCAGGAACAGTTGGCCGAGCTGCGCGACATCGGAGCGACACTGGTGATGGACAACCTGCTGATGCACGAGGACGCACTGGTCACCCAGCAGGGCTGGCGCGTGGACCGTGTCGTGGTGGACCGTCGGCTGCGCAACCTACTGCTGCGCCGCTCCAGCGCGCTCGCGCCGCGCCTTGATGAAGCCCTCGCCGCAGCCAGCGCAGCCGCGCCGGGCCATCAACGGGTCGAGCTCGACGCCACGGGCGACCTGCTGACCTTTGCCCTGCTCGACGACGCCGAAGACAACGACCTCACCATGGCGCTGAGCCAGACCCGCGGAGACCACCTCCAGCTTCAGGCCTAA
- a CDS encoding DUF3800 domain-containing protein, with amino-acid sequence MKFIYVDESGARDQGDVFVMSGLMVDAYKLRKKTADFDAKLEAIFAQHPGARGDLKTKRFINGAGAWKQVPAQQRKDFLREICELAVANGGKVYGIALSYERFDAAVAAGHGHPFANSYWIASAMFVSSLVQKKMQGVANAKGLTVFIMDDNKQEMANLSDGLYKCSEWYDGLYQYRGTKRGKSVWMERRPKDRFDQIINTAFAIKSDHSSLVQVADALSWVYRRHLELTSQAEAYAGEKAYYQSLVDILEPQRQKLGQCPKGACVTFYQAARHEAWDV; translated from the coding sequence ATGAAGTTCATTTATGTCGACGAGAGCGGGGCGCGTGATCAGGGCGACGTGTTCGTAATGTCAGGGCTAATGGTCGACGCCTACAAGTTGCGCAAAAAGACGGCAGACTTCGATGCGAAGCTCGAGGCTATTTTTGCCCAGCATCCTGGCGCACGCGGCGATCTCAAGACGAAGCGCTTCATCAACGGTGCTGGCGCTTGGAAACAAGTGCCCGCCCAGCAGCGCAAGGACTTCCTACGCGAGATATGTGAACTCGCCGTTGCAAATGGTGGTAAGGTCTACGGGATCGCCCTCTCTTACGAACGGTTCGACGCGGCGGTCGCTGCCGGTCATGGCCATCCGTTCGCGAACAGCTACTGGATTGCTAGCGCGATGTTCGTCTCCTCGCTGGTGCAGAAGAAAATGCAAGGGGTGGCGAATGCTAAGGGCCTCACCGTCTTTATAATGGACGACAACAAGCAGGAGATGGCGAACCTCTCCGACGGTCTCTACAAGTGTAGCGAGTGGTATGACGGCTTGTATCAATACCGGGGCACGAAGCGCGGCAAGAGCGTTTGGATGGAACGTAGGCCGAAGGATCGCTTCGACCAGATCATCAATACTGCGTTCGCAATCAAGTCAGATCATTCCTCGCTAGTGCAGGTCGCCGATGCGCTGAGTTGGGTCTACCGACGCCATCTAGAACTGACGTCTCAGGCCGAGGCCTACGCCGGTGAGAAGGCCTATTACCAAAGTTTAGTCGATATTCTTGAGCCGCAGCGTCAGAAGCTCGGACAGTGTCCGAAGGGGGCGTGCGTAACGTTCTATCAAGCCGCTCGTCACGAAGCATGGGACGTTTGA
- a CDS encoding amidohydrolase produces the protein MRMTSQIGRWSSALALTLALTLAPGAQAKKKEKDAEASREVPYASTYRAYPGRPTALVGATVYDGRGGRIDNGTVLFAEGKVVAVGASDLAIPEGYDRIDGTGKFVTPGVIDAHSHLGDYASPGVDANSDGNEATAPTTPDVWAEHSVWPQDPGFSRALANGGVTSLLILPGSANLMGGRSVMLKNVPAITVQQMKFPGAPYSLKMACGENPKRVYGSRGMKPSTRMGNFAVNRQTWIDAKAYMEGDHEKRDLAKETLEGVLKGEILVQNHCYRAEEMALVLDMAKEAGYRVTTFHHAVESYKIADMLREADVCSAVWADWYGFKMEAYDGIPENAALIAKEGACVVIHSDDQNGIQRLNQAAAKAQGAGRRMGIDIPDAQVISWFTYNAAKAAGISDQTGSLEEGKMADVVLWNGDPLSVYTRPEKVWIDGAMLFDATNPRMRPVSDFELGQPGEGDVK, from the coding sequence ATGAGGATGACGTCGCAGATCGGGCGGTGGAGCAGCGCACTGGCGCTGACCCTCGCGCTTACGCTGGCGCCGGGCGCGCAGGCGAAGAAGAAGGAGAAGGACGCCGAGGCGTCGCGCGAGGTGCCCTACGCCTCGACTTACCGGGCCTATCCCGGGCGCCCGACGGCGCTGGTGGGCGCCACCGTCTATGACGGGCGTGGCGGCCGGATCGACAACGGCACGGTGCTCTTTGCCGAGGGCAAGGTCGTGGCCGTGGGTGCCTCCGACCTCGCCATCCCCGAAGGCTACGACCGCATCGATGGCACGGGCAAGTTCGTGACGCCGGGCGTCATCGACGCGCACTCGCATCTGGGCGACTACGCCTCGCCCGGTGTCGATGCCAACTCGGACGGCAACGAGGCCACCGCGCCGACGACGCCCGATGTCTGGGCGGAGCATTCGGTCTGGCCGCAGGATCCGGGCTTCAGCCGCGCGCTGGCGAACGGCGGGGTGACCTCGCTCCTGATCCTGCCGGGGTCGGCCAACCTCATGGGTGGGCGCTCGGTCATGCTCAAGAACGTGCCCGCGATCACCGTGCAGCAGATGAAGTTCCCGGGCGCGCCCTATTCGCTCAAGATGGCCTGCGGCGAAAATCCCAAGCGCGTCTACGGCTCGCGCGGGATGAAGCCGTCCACGCGCATGGGCAACTTCGCGGTCAATCGCCAGACGTGGATCGACGCCAAAGCCTACATGGAGGGCGACCACGAAAAGCGTGACCTTGCCAAGGAAACGCTGGAGGGCGTGCTGAAGGGCGAGATCCTCGTCCAGAACCACTGCTACCGGGCCGAGGAAATGGCGCTCGTGCTGGATATGGCGAAGGAGGCGGGCTACAGGGTCACCACCTTCCACCACGCGGTCGAGAGCTACAAGATCGCCGACATGCTGCGCGAGGCGGACGTGTGCTCGGCGGTATGGGCGGATTGGTACGGGTTCAAGATGGAGGCCTACGATGGCATCCCCGAGAATGCCGCGCTGATCGCCAAGGAAGGCGCCTGCGTGGTCATCCACTCGGACGACCAGAACGGCATCCAGCGCCTCAACCAGGCGGCGGCCAAGGCGCAAGGTGCCGGGCGCCGGATGGGGATCGACATTCCCGATGCCCAGGTCATTTCCTGGTTCACCTACAACGCGGCCAAGGCGGCGGGCATTTCCGATCAGACCGGCAGTCTGGAAGAAGGCAAGATGGCCGACGTCGTCCTGTGGAACGGTGATCCGCTCTCGGTCTACACCCGCCCGGAAAAGGTCTGGATCGACGGCGCGATGCTGTTCGATGCCACCAATCCCCGGATGCGTCCGGTCAGCGATTTCGAACTTGGCCAGCCCGGTGAAGGAGACGTGAAATGA
- a CDS encoding IS630 family transposase (programmed frameshift), with protein MAAAIGVRSDYTSADLRQFARRSGDAGQVRRLLAVALILDGRSRSEAAKFAGVTLQIVRDWVLRFNEGGPDGLATRKAPGRASILNDEQRARLAEIVETGPIPAAHGVVRWRLCDLAQWIWDEFELSVTRHTLGRELRAMGYRKLTARPRHRGQKSDDIADFKKGSPPVLAQIKRRLPRGTPIELWWQDEARVGQQTKLTRRWAKRGTRPSAPKDQRRSSAWLFGAICPAEGKAAGIVMPRCNSEAMSMHLEEIAFHVAPGAHAVLLLDQAGWHGSAELVVPPNITLMPLPPRCPELNPVENVWQFMRDNWLSNRIFKSYDDIVDHCCFAWNKLVDQPWHIMSIGMRQWAHGY; from the exons ATGGCGGCAGCGATTGGGGTTCGATCTGACTACACATCGGCGGATTTGCGCCAGTTTGCGCGACGAAGTGGCGATGCCGGTCAGGTCCGGCGTCTGTTGGCTGTTGCACTGATCCTGGACGGCAGGAGCCGCAGCGAAGCGGCGAAGTTTGCCGGAGTGACGCTGCAGATCGTGCGCGACTGGGTTCTGCGCTTCAACGAGGGAGGTCCCGACGGTCTGGCAACGCGCAAGGCTCCGGGGAGAGCGTCGATCTTGAACGACGAGCAGCGCGCGCGGCTTGCCGAGATCGTCGAGACTGGGCCGATTCCTGCAGCGCATGGCGTGGTGCGCTGGCGGCTGTGCGATCTGGCGCAGTGGATCTGGGACGAGTTCGAGTTGTCGGTCACACGTCACACTCTTGGGCGCGAGCTTCGCGCCATGGGCTACCGCAAACTCACGGCGCGGCCACGCCACCGTGGCCAGAAGAGCGATGACATTGCCGATTTTAAAAAAGGTTCGCCGCCCGTCT TGGCGCAAATCAAGCGGCGGCTCCCGAGAGGAACGCCGATAGAGCTGTGGTGGCAGGACGAAGCCCGCGTCGGCCAGCAGACCAAGCTCACCCGGCGCTGGGCGAAGCGCGGCACCCGGCCATCAGCGCCGAAGGACCAGCGTCGCTCCTCGGCATGGCTGTTCGGCGCGATCTGTCCCGCCGAAGGCAAGGCCGCCGGTATCGTCATGCCCCGTTGCAACAGCGAGGCGATGAGCATGCACCTCGAGGAAATCGCCTTCCACGTCGCGCCGGGCGCGCATGCGGTCCTCCTGCTCGATCAGGCCGGATGGCACGGTTCGGCCGAACTGGTCGTGCCTCCCAATATTACCCTGATGCCGCTGCCGCCACGATGCCCGGAGCTCAACCCTGTTGAGAACGTATGGCAGTTCATGCGCGACAACTGGCTGTCGAACCGCATCTTCAAATCCTACGACGACATCGTCGACCACTGCTGCTTCGCATGGAACAAGCTCGTCGATCAGCCCTGGCACATCATGTCCATCGGAATGCGCCAATGGGCGCATGGGTACTGA
- a CDS encoding Fur family transcriptional regulator, translating into MAHIGSMGTDLHDDCEITHGHHEHSGEGLKRAARDVLVSAGEQWTDMRADVFASLAERTTPASAYDLAESVSALRGKRVAPNSVYRILDLFVRTNLARRVESANAYIANSHPGCRHDCIFLICDACGEVVHIDDDELTGALIKAARDNGFADVRPVVELRGTCASCS; encoded by the coding sequence ATGGCCCATATTGGAAGCATGGGCACCGATCTTCACGACGACTGCGAAATCACGCACGGCCACCACGAGCACAGCGGCGAAGGCCTGAAGAGGGCGGCGCGCGACGTGCTGGTATCGGCGGGTGAGCAGTGGACCGACATGCGCGCGGACGTGTTCGCCTCGCTGGCCGAACGCACCACGCCCGCTTCGGCCTATGACCTCGCCGAAAGCGTTTCGGCGCTGCGCGGCAAGCGCGTAGCCCCCAACAGCGTCTACCGTATTCTCGACCTCTTCGTGCGCACGAACCTGGCGCGCCGGGTGGAAAGCGCGAACGCCTACATCGCCAATTCGCATCCCGGCTGTCGTCACGACTGCATCTTCCTGATCTGCGATGCCTGCGGCGAAGTCGTGCACATTGATGACGACGAACTGACCGGCGCGCTCATCAAGGCCGCCCGCGACAACGGTTTTGCCGACGTGCGTCCGGTCGTCGAACTGCGCGGAACCTGCGCCTCATGCAGTTGA
- the dxs gene encoding 1-deoxy-D-xylulose-5-phosphate synthase, which translates to MNASSATPLLDTVSTPEDLRALAPGQLRQLADELRTETISAVGQTGGHLGSGLGVVELTVALHYVFDTPVDRLIWDVGHQAYPHKILTGRRDRIRTLRQGGGLSGFTKRSESEYDPFGTAHSSTSISAALGFAMANKIKGVAGRGIAVIGDGAMSAGMAYEAMNNAEAAGNRLIVILNDNDMSIAPPVGGLSSYLARLVSSGKFLGLRELARRFARRLPRPLAQAARKTDEYARGLAMGGTLFEELGFYYVGPLDGHDLDSLVPVLENVRDAGEGPILLHVVTQKGKGYQPAEDAADKYHGVQKFNVVTGEQTKAPAGPPSYTGVFAKALVAEAEKDDTICAITAAMPSGTGLDKFASSFPERSFDVGIAEQHAVTFAAGLAAQGMRPFCAIYSTFLQRAFDQVVHDVAIQNLPVRFAIDRAGLVGADGATHAGSFDITYLATLPNMVVMAAADEAELVHMTHTAAQHDSGPIAFRYPRGNGVGVELPETPLRLEIGKGRVVRGSAEKGGKVAILSLGTRLGEALKASDTLEAKGLPTTVADMRFAKPLDTDLIRRLMLNHEVVITLEEGSIGGLGAHVLTMASDEGLTDAGLKIRTMRLPDVFQDQDKPEKQYDDAGLNAPQIVDTVLSALRHNSQGVSEARA; encoded by the coding sequence ATGAACGCCAGCTCGGCAACGCCCCTCCTCGATACCGTTTCCACCCCTGAAGACCTGCGTGCGCTTGCGCCCGGCCAGCTGCGCCAGCTTGCCGACGAGTTGCGCACCGAGACGATCTCGGCCGTGGGGCAGACCGGTGGGCACCTGGGCTCGGGGCTCGGCGTGGTCGAACTTACGGTCGCCTTGCACTACGTCTTCGACACGCCCGTCGACCGCCTGATCTGGGACGTGGGCCACCAGGCCTATCCGCACAAGATCCTGACCGGCCGCCGTGACCGTATCCGCACGCTGCGCCAGGGCGGCGGCCTCTCGGGTTTCACCAAGCGCTCCGAGAGCGAGTACGATCCCTTCGGCACCGCGCATAGCTCCACCTCGATCTCGGCTGCGCTCGGCTTTGCCATGGCCAACAAGATCAAGGGCGTGGCCGGACGCGGCATTGCGGTGATCGGCGACGGCGCGATGAGCGCAGGCATGGCCTACGAGGCGATGAACAACGCCGAGGCCGCGGGCAACCGCCTGATCGTGATCCTCAACGACAACGACATGTCGATTGCACCGCCGGTCGGGGGCCTCTCGTCCTACCTCGCGCGGCTTGTGTCCTCGGGCAAGTTCCTGGGTCTGCGCGAGCTTGCACGCCGCTTCGCCCGCCGCCTGCCGCGCCCGCTGGCGCAGGCTGCCCGCAAGACCGACGAATACGCCCGCGGCCTCGCCATGGGTGGCACGCTGTTCGAGGAACTGGGCTTCTATTATGTCGGCCCGCTCGACGGCCACGACCTCGATTCGCTGGTTCCAGTCCTCGAAAACGTGCGCGATGCGGGCGAAGGTCCGATCCTGCTCCATGTCGTGACGCAGAAGGGCAAGGGCTACCAACCCGCCGAGGATGCCGCCGACAAGTACCACGGCGTCCAGAAGTTCAATGTCGTCACCGGTGAGCAGACCAAGGCTCCCGCCGGTCCGCCCAGCTACACCGGCGTCTTTGCCAAGGCGCTGGTTGCCGAGGCCGAGAAGGACGACACGATCTGCGCGATCACCGCCGCGATGCCCTCGGGCACCGGGCTCGACAAGTTCGCCTCCTCCTTCCCCGAGCGTTCGTTCGATGTCGGCATCGCCGAACAGCACGCCGTGACATTCGCAGCCGGTCTGGCCGCACAGGGCATGCGTCCGTTCTGCGCGATCTACTCCACCTTCCTGCAGCGCGCCTTCGACCAGGTCGTGCACGACGTCGCGATCCAGAACCTGCCGGTGCGCTTCGCCATCGACCGGGCCGGGCTTGTCGGGGCAGACGGCGCCACCCACGCAGGGTCGTTCGACATCACCTACCTGGCGACGCTCCCCAACATGGTCGTCATGGCCGCTGCAGACGAAGCGGAACTGGTCCACATGACCCACACCGCCGCGCAGCATGACAGTGGCCCCATCGCCTTCCGCTACCCGCGTGGCAACGGCGTGGGCGTGGAACTGCCCGAGACCCCGCTGCGCCTCGAGATCGGCAAGGGCCGCGTGGTGCGCGGTTCGGCGGAAAAGGGCGGCAAGGTCGCCATTCTCTCGCTCGGCACGCGCCTTGGCGAAGCGCTCAAGGCCTCCGACACGCTGGAGGCCAAGGGCCTGCCGACGACGGTCGCCGACATGCGCTTTGCCAAGCCGCTCGACACCGACCTCATCCGTCGCCTGATGCTGAACCACGAAGTGGTCATCACGCTGGAGGAAGGGTCGATCGGCGGCCTTGGTGCCCACGTCCTCACCATGGCGAGCGACGAGGGCCTTACCGATGCGGGCCTCAAGATCCGCACCATGCGCCTGCCCGACGTCTTCCAGGACCAGGACAAGCCCGAGAAGCAGTACGACGATGCCGGCCTCAACGCGCCGCAGATCGTCGACACCGTGCTTTCAGCGCTGCGCCACAACAGCCAGGGCGTGAGCGAAGCGCGGGCCTGA
- a CDS encoding amidohydrolase family protein, producing the protein MSRILAFAASLAAIAAPLAASAQNLAVTNATLAKGDGSEPVEGATVLVQAGKVVAAGVGVAVPAGVETVDGTGKWVTPGIFAAVSDMGLWDVQAVGDSNDLSADKSPFNASLDVVPALNPANEHIAVSREGGVTRASVTPFPGNAIFAGQGALIDLGADAGLVDKPRAFQFVVLGEGGAREAGGSRMSAHVTLRNALREAKALAGASASAERASDALLTHADAMALAPVLSGEQALYVHVERASDIRAVLALKSEFPALKLVLIGASEGWMVANEIAASGVPVLTMPLRDLPEQFEVLGATQSNVGRMVQAGVKVGIGLFVGDNQPRRAAEQAGNLVALTKLPGATGLTWAQAFAAITSIPAEISGMGGKEGVLAPGAVGDVVIWDGDPLELSSAPEAVYIDGVKQPFDSHQARLRERYKDLDRTYLPKAYSW; encoded by the coding sequence ATGAGCCGTATCCTCGCATTTGCCGCCAGCCTGGCGGCCATCGCCGCGCCGCTTGCCGCGTCCGCGCAGAACCTTGCCGTTACCAACGCCACGCTGGCGAAGGGCGATGGCAGCGAACCCGTCGAAGGTGCGACTGTTCTTGTCCAGGCGGGCAAGGTCGTGGCCGCAGGCGTGGGCGTCGCGGTCCCGGCCGGGGTCGAGACTGTGGACGGCACCGGCAAGTGGGTGACGCCCGGCATCTTCGCGGCGGTCTCGGACATGGGCCTGTGGGACGTGCAGGCGGTCGGCGACAGCAACGATCTCTCGGCCGACAAGAGCCCGTTCAACGCCAGCCTCGATGTCGTGCCCGCCTTGAACCCGGCCAACGAGCATATCGCGGTCAGCCGCGAAGGCGGGGTGACGCGCGCCAGCGTGACGCCGTTCCCGGGCAACGCGATCTTTGCCGGGCAGGGTGCACTCATCGATCTGGGCGCGGATGCCGGGTTGGTCGACAAGCCCCGCGCCTTCCAGTTCGTGGTCCTGGGCGAAGGCGGCGCGCGCGAGGCCGGGGGCAGCCGCATGTCCGCGCACGTCACGCTGCGCAATGCGCTGCGCGAGGCGAAGGCGCTTGCAGGCGCTTCGGCTTCCGCCGAACGGGCCTCCGATGCGCTGCTGACTCATGCCGATGCGATGGCTCTCGCACCTGTCCTCTCGGGCGAACAGGCGCTCTACGTCCATGTCGAGCGCGCTTCGGACATTCGCGCCGTGCTCGCGCTCAAGAGCGAGTTTCCCGCGCTCAAACTCGTGCTGATCGGCGCGAGCGAGGGCTGGATGGTGGCGAACGAGATCGCCGCCTCGGGCGTCCCGGTCCTGACCATGCCGCTGCGTGACTTGCCCGAGCAGTTCGAGGTGCTGGGCGCGACCCAGTCGAATGTCGGGCGCATGGTCCAGGCGGGCGTCAAGGTCGGCATTGGCCTTTTCGTGGGCGACAACCAGCCCCGCCGCGCGGCCGAGCAGGCCGGGAACCTTGTGGCGCTGACCAAGCTGCCGGGAGCGACTGGCCTCACCTGGGCGCAGGCCTTTGCCGCGATCACCTCGATCCCGGCCGAGATCAGCGGCATGGGGGGCAAGGAAGGCGTCCTGGCACCTGGTGCGGTAGGCGACGTGGTGATCTGGGACGGCGATCCGCTGGAGCTCTCCTCGGCGCCCGAGGCGGTCTACATCGACGGGGTCAAGCAGCCCTTCGACAGCCACCAGGCACGGCTGCGCGAACGCTACAAGGACCTCGATCGCACCTACCTGCCCAAGGCCTACAGCTGGTAA
- a CDS encoding SDR family oxidoreductase — protein sequence MRIAIVTGGAQGIGKGVVLHLLGKGWKVAAFDRDDEALADLAAESGSQPLLTQAVDVADEDGMAHAFAQVARWTDNAGLDLLVSNAGIADPVSGPIEELSLQEWRRWQDSHVTGAFLAVRGAVAPLRAREGSIVLMASTRALQSEPDTEAYAAAKGALCAMTHALAISLGPDIRVNAILPGWIETADWQKASARSEPEHRPIDRTQHPVGRIGVPADIAGAVEFLASDAAGFITGQQFVIDGGMTRRMIYAH from the coding sequence ATGCGGATCGCGATTGTGACGGGCGGCGCTCAGGGTATCGGCAAGGGGGTGGTCCTCCATCTCCTTGGCAAAGGGTGGAAGGTGGCTGCCTTCGACCGTGACGACGAGGCGCTGGCCGACCTCGCGGCCGAGAGCGGCAGTCAGCCGCTTCTGACCCAGGCCGTCGATGTGGCGGACGAGGATGGCATGGCGCACGCCTTTGCGCAGGTCGCGCGGTGGACGGACAATGCCGGCCTTGATCTCCTCGTTTCCAACGCGGGGATCGCGGATCCGGTCTCCGGGCCGATCGAGGAGCTTTCGCTACAGGAGTGGCGGCGCTGGCAGGACAGCCACGTGACAGGGGCGTTCCTGGCCGTGCGGGGGGCGGTCGCGCCCTTGCGCGCGCGGGAGGGAAGCATCGTCCTCATGGCGTCCACCCGCGCGCTCCAGTCCGAACCCGATACCGAGGCCTACGCGGCGGCCAAGGGCGCGCTATGCGCGATGACCCACGCGCTTGCCATCAGCCTTGGCCCCGACATTCGCGTGAACGCGATCCTGCCGGGCTGGATCGAGACGGCCGACTGGCAGAAGGCCAGCGCGCGCAGCGAACCCGAACATCGGCCCATTGATCGCACGCAGCATCCCGTGGGGCGGATCGGCGTGCCGGCCGATATCGCCGGGGCTGTCGAATTCCTCGCCTCGGATGCGGCGGGCTTCATCACCGGGCAGCAGTTCGTCATCGATGGGGGAATGACGCGCAGGATGATCTACGCGCATTGA